The genomic segment GAGTACGAGATCGTGCGCGGCATCGCCGACCGCACACCGCTCGCCGTGGACCGGGCGGAGGCGGACCTGCACATCCGCCGCCCCGACGCCGGGACGCGGATCGTCCTGCCGGACGCGCCGCTGCTCTACGCCCATGTGGTGCGCGGGGCGGTCCGGCTCGCCGCGCCGGGCACCCCCGGCACCGGTGGCCCGGAGACGCTCACCGGCGCGGACGGCGAGCTGCTGGGCCCCGGGGACGCGGCCCGGATCGCGGACTGCCGGGGCCGCTTCCTGGTCGCCGAGGAACCCTCCGAACTGCTCCTCTGGGAACTTCCGTAGCCGGCAGCCCGGGGCCGTCCCGGCTGCTCCGGTGCCCGGGCGGGGTCAGCCCGTCCCTTCGCCCAGTTCGGCCAGGACCGTGTCGGTGAACGGGGGCCAGGCGTCGATCGCCCAGGACCCGAAGTCCCGGTCCGTGAGGACGACGCAGGCGGCGCCGTTGGCACCGGCGTCCGGGTCGGACCAGAGGAAGGTGCCGGTCTGGCCGAAGTGGCCGAAAGTGCGGGGTGAGGAGGAACCCCCCGTCCAGTGCGGGGACTTGCCGCCCCGGATCTCGAAGCCCAGCCCCCAGTCGCAGGGACGCTGGTGGCCGTAGCCGGGCACCACGCCGTTGAGCCCCGGGAAGGCCACCCGGGTCGCGGCGGCAACGGTCTGCGGGTGCAGCAGCCGCGGGGCCTGCACCTCGGCGGCGAACCGGGCCAGGTCGGCGGCGGTGGAGACGCAGTCCTTCGCCGGTGAGCCCGGCAGGTCGGTGGCGGCCATGCCGAGCGGTTCCAGCACCGCCTGCCGCAGATAGTCGGGGAAGGCGATCCCGGTGGCCTTGGCGACGTGGTCGCCCAGCGCCTCGAAGCCCGCGTTGGAGTAGATCCGGCGCTCGCCGGGGGCCGCCATCACCCTCGGCTCGTCGAAGGCCAGGCCGGAGGCGTGCGCCAGCAGATGGCGGACCGTGGAGCCCTCGGGCCCCGCGGGCTCGTCGAGCTCGACGGCGCCCTCCTCGTACGCGACGAGCACGGCGTAGGCGGCCAGCGGCTTGGTGACCGAGGCGAGCCGGAAGCGGTGCTCCTGCGGGCCGTGCGAG from the Streptomyces xinghaiensis S187 genome contains:
- a CDS encoding serine hydrolase domain-containing protein — encoded protein: MESLQMIENWPVPTAAAAVVRADGSLAGSHGPQEHRFRLASVTKPLAAYAVLVAYEEGAVELDEPAGPEGSTVRHLLAHASGLAFDEPRVMAAPGERRIYSNAGFEALGDHVAKATGIAFPDYLRQAVLEPLGMAATDLPGSPAKDCVSTAADLARFAAEVQAPRLLHPQTVAAATRVAFPGLNGVVPGYGHQRPCDWGLGFEIRGGKSPHWTGGSSSPRTFGHFGQTGTFLWSDPDAGANGAACVVLTDRDFGSWAIDAWPPFTDTVLAELGEGTG